The following DNA comes from Winogradskyella sp. PG-2.
GAACTCAACTTGAACGGATTCATATGCAGTAATATTAGTAGGGCCAAAATCAACATCAACATTAGTGTCTCTTACACGCCACGATTTATTAGAACTTGTAAATTGAGGGGAATTTTGAGGTCTATCTCCTCCTCCAGAATTACCACTTACCGAATTGAAGGCACCTGTATTAAAAGAATAATTTAAAGTAGGGGTTGCAGGAATGTTTTCAAAATCTTGTACTGCAATTGTAACTTGCCCATAACCAAATGTTACGGCACAACAAATTAGTAGGTAGAATAAATAGTATTTTTTAATCATAGGGATAATTAAGGGATTAACCATTTTCAAATATACAGCAAAATACCTGTATGTCAGGGCATTGTAAGATAAGGAATTATTAACAAATTGTTATACTTTTACCATTGTGAACCTACAAAAAACCTATACCATCGATGAAGCGCAAAAAAAACTTGAAGGCTATTGTGCCTACCAAGAGCGTTGCCATAAAGAAGTGAGGACGAAGTTAAGGGAAATGAAAATGATTCCTGAGGCTGTTGATAAAATTATGGTGCATTTGATACAGCATAATTATCTTAACGAAGAACGTTTTGCCAAGGCTTTTGTTAGAGGGAAATTTAGAATTAAAAAATGGGGAAAAAATAGATTGTTAAGAGAATTAAAGTTTAGAGAAATTTCTAAGTATAGTATTGATGCAGCGCTTAAAGAAATTGATTTAGAAGACTATTATAAAACTTTAGATGAACTTGTGTTGAAGCGAATTAGCCAAGTCAAAGAGAAGAACGTATATAAAAAGAAAAAAAAGGTGGCAGATTACGTATTATATAGAGGTTGGGAATCGCATTTAATTTACGAAAAACTAAACGAACACCTTTAAAAAAAAGCCCTCTCAAATTAATGAAAGGGTTATTCTGTTAAGAGGATTTTGTTTTATAGGTTAAAACTTGCTCCAATATTTATAGTAAATTGGTTGTAAAATAAATCTACCTGATCATCATATTTAGCAAACGGAAATGCAGCCTCAGTGTAGATACCAAAACCTTCAGAGAAGAAATAACGTGCACCAAGGTGACCGCCAAAATTCTTTGTGCTTAAGCTCAAGCCAGGATAGAAATCAAAATTTTCATCGATATTTAGCACGCTACCAAGGTTGGCATTAAAACGTGCTTTTAAGTCAAAACGATCTCCAAAATCAGCAACATCAGCTAATACGTCATCAATGCCTAAGGCATAAGAAGACGATATACCAACCGAAATATTTTCACCTAAGCCATAATCATAGGTGATATTAATTCCCGTAGCTTCATCTTGAAAGTTAGCACCTATTTGAAATTTTTGATCTCCTTTTCCTTCAAAGGCTTGGGCACCTACAAATGAAACCGAAATTAATGCAATAATTAAAAATAAATTTTTCATACTATTTTATCTAAAATTTGAGATGGTAAATATATTACAAGTTTTTAATATGGAATCATTTTCCTGAAAACTCTTGAGTATTTGAAATGGCTTTTTCATTTTTCCAATCTATCCATTTCTGGCCTTTGATGCGCCTCATTAGATTATCATAATTACGCATTACAAAAACATTATAGATTGC
Coding sequences within:
- a CDS encoding regulatory protein RecX yields the protein MNLQKTYTIDEAQKKLEGYCAYQERCHKEVRTKLREMKMIPEAVDKIMVHLIQHNYLNEERFAKAFVRGKFRIKKWGKNRLLRELKFREISKYSIDAALKEIDLEDYYKTLDELVLKRISQVKEKNVYKKKKKVADYVLYRGWESHLIYEKLNEHL
- a CDS encoding DUF6646 family protein translates to MKNLFLIIALISVSFVGAQAFEGKGDQKFQIGANFQDEATGINITYDYGLGENISVGISSSYALGIDDVLADVADFGDRFDLKARFNANLGSVLNIDENFDFYPGLSLSTKNFGGHLGARYFFSEGFGIYTEAAFPFAKYDDQVDLFYNQFTINIGASFNL